One Calliopsis andreniformis isolate RMS-2024a chromosome 9, iyCalAndr_principal, whole genome shotgun sequence genomic window carries:
- the LOC143183907 gene encoding uncharacterized protein LOC143183907 isoform X1: MAEVATKKSISVVSNKKNDVQCGVQSNNGLLDLDNITTSNNQLISLCATNEDEDDLISTNNTRNELDSDDKSLQELIESELALRICSSSEPELVVDTEEEQGFSNQPETVKRIVLDRREDTIDPNIEFIVGKVANETNEHCQLIEEPYSYRNGHASPDTKVSGSSYEEAPKPEPVAVGFRDEEEEQVFAEQPEVGSTIVIQKTTTDEIDQSTRDSAADDGRLFPQDEENEDQCPNYSVDGSSEVTEKPVAASNTPNEPLEGDTEVISEQVTTTPATPVDKYQEEEEVQSNVLEDPDTDIVQTDITQVESDEDPRRDIIDAWSETALTDAQATGQFSDNFDQTLCEENHESRDTGELVEDASEAVVKEGREKQETEDVNEPEEMESEVLVEDKFQCIEKAGDVEELCAVAAEEPEEAREGSQTRSKSFDDGVSSQSEASVDAASTKEFLDTERRVLSEENDRCLRDDQTREAVEAAGNATDVELDGKEDERMKDESTDNADDQSAIAESSSELSVSEPTFIEKTEVVVTEGSVTIYTETRRLEYGNDAEPTVEEHAENHELDSPVRAPLATPDDETSDVSNACDSESREETITTTTSVVNSGTKGGTKTKKKKIEGVAGNDASPNLTPRTKKTKKSKKSELEKENISVNSNLQEPSMHPGSRQMHLESIDFSDEDDLSNVNVKSLTQCYVSEANRHEQDRSIKEKIATGVSIKQLCRSFGDISNMSDGNQTAYGKTGRTMEVEEKSSFNKFDALSKKTVLHVRSIDAGKVQQQLNAVGQNGDTNPNCRSCGKVVFQMEQTKAEGLVWHKNCFRCVQCSKQLNVDNYESHESTLYCKPHFKELFQPKPVEESEQPVRPRKPEMIIRENEPKELPPDVVRASDKPDLGLEELSSLNVKSRFQVFEKAGTDTNEIERSPSQIAVKRSPSILSKLAKFQAKGMDIGVADESLNGIPYEESSESEEEEEVEETEEVDSEIVKAKRATRERPISFTKMDDIKNRWETTSQQGRREVQREARKEEIAGIRSRLFMGKQGKMKEMYQQAVAGSDRVTKINAAEELQNSSTHARSIKERFERGEPIAASDDETDTKPKPEKADEEVIAAGISRKSRSMFLELDASAAKTGRPVTPVNPKTPAEAPRRARDAFMGRQVSDDVVRSSDTTEEVHVETSDISNKFKFFESYKEPEKQRKQFRITPPRDGQVKMDSPEREIYRDPDVVRADDRVNEVVHTDTARKMLSIFRQMEENATKKELPNGPKPLKRFTPPPEDKYAKQTASDSEEDEEEEGEESEAEDSGEERDPNYVRASDKVEDEFLKQAQNAARAKTLCAKFEHWEETDGKSTTSNHNIAEMEMAQGTGEQLSIESASSLRARFESLGSQQNESPRTPKVKVNRFVEIQASCTDVCESCEKKVYPLEKVETNNKIFHKQCFRCLQCNCVLRMDTFTLNNGKLYCIPHFKQLFITRGNYDEGFGVDPHKNKWTTSTSTPTSPSPIAVSNGDL, from the exons ATGGCGGAGGTGGCGACGAAGAAGTCGATCAGCGTCGTAAGTAACAAGAAGAACGATGTGCAGTGCGGTGTGCAGTCTAACAATGGTTTGCTAGATTTGGATAACATAACCACAAGTAACAACCAATTAATCTCATTGTGCGCCACcaacgaggacgaggacgaccTAATCTCCACTAACAACACTCGTAACGAGCTAGACAGCGACGACAAGAGCCTACAGGAGCTAATCGAGAGCGAGCTAGCGCTGAGGATCTGCTCCAGCAGCGAGCCAGAGCTCGTCGTCGACACAGAAGAAGAGCAAGGCTTCTCCAATCAACCAGAGACGGTGAAAAGAATAGTGTTGGACAGACGAGAGGACACGATCGATCCTAACATAGAGTTCATCGTCGGGAAGGTTGCCAACGAAACCAACGAGCATTGTCAGTTGATCGAGGAGCCGTACAGTTATCGAAACGGACACGCGTCACCCGACACCAAGGTCTCGGGTTCCTCCTACGAGGAGGCCCCGAAGCCAGAGCCAGTTGCAGTGGGATTCCGGGACGAGGAGGAGGAGCAGGTATTCGCCGAGCAGCCGGAAGTTGGCAGCACGATTGTCATTCAGAAAACAACGACGGACGAGATCGATCAGTCGACCAGGGACTCCGCGGCGGACGATGGCAGATTATTCCCGCAGGACGAAGAGAACGAGGATCAGTGTCCTAATTACTCCGTCGATGGATCGTCAGAGGTCACGGAGAAACCAGTGGCAGCCTCGAACACGCCCAACGAGCCCCTCGAGGGCGACACCGAGGTCATCTCCGAACAGGTAACCACGACACCCGCGACTCCCGTCGACAAGTaccaagaagaagaagaggtgcagagcaacgtcctggaggacCCAGACACGGACATCGTGCAGACAGATATCACTCAGGTCGAATCAGACGAGGATCCTAGGAGAGACATCATCGACGCCTGGAGCGAGACGGCGCTGACAGATGCTCAGGCTACGGGCCAGTTCTCGGACAACTTCGACCAGACGTTATGCGAAGAGAACCACGAGTCACGAGACACTGGGGAGCTCGTGGAGGATGCGTCCGAGGCTGTCGTGAAAGAGGGTCGCGAGAAACAGGAGACAGAGGATGTAAACGAGCCAGAAGAAATGGAGTCAGAGGTATTAGTGGAGGACAAATTCCAGTGCATCGAGAAAGCTGGCGACGTCGAGGAGCTTTGTGCAGTGGCTGCTGAGGAGCCGGAAGAGGCTCGCGAGGGGTCTCAGACGCGGTCCAAGAGTTTCGACGATGGCGTCTCGAGTCAGTCCGAGGCGTCTGTCGACGCCGCCAGCACTAAGGAGTTCCTGGACACGGAGCGTCGCGTGCTCAGCGAGGAGAACGATCGGTGCCTTCGCGACGATCAGACGCGCGAGGCAGTGGAGGCTGCAGGGAATGCGACCGACGTGGAATTGGATGGCAAAGAGGATGAGAGGATGAAAGATGAGAGCACTGATAACGCGGATGATCAGAGCGCCATCGCGGAGTCCTCCAGCGAGTTGTCTGTGTCGGAGCCCACGTTCATCGAGAAGACCGAGGTGGTGGTGACCGAGGGTAGCGTGACGATTTACACAGAAACGAGGCGACTCGAGTACGGAAATGACGCGGAACCAACGGTCGAAGAGCATGCTGAGAACCATGAACTCGACTCGCCCGTGCGCGCCCCGCTTGCCACCCCAGACGACGAGACCAGCGACGTTTCGAACGCGTGTGAC AGCGAGAGTCGCGAGGAGACGATAACGACGACCACGTCAGTGGTCAACTCAGGCACCAAGGGTGGGACcaagacgaagaagaagaagatcgAGGGCGTAGCTGGCAACGATGCCTCACCGAACCTTACGCCGCGCACAAAGAAGACCAAGAAAAGCAAAAAGAGCGAGCTCGAGAAGGAGAACATTTCCGTG AACTCTAACTTGCAAGAGCCGAGCATGCACCCCGGTTCCCGACAAATGCATCTGGAATCGATCGATTTCTCGGACGAGGACGATCTGTCGAACGTGAACGTGAAATCCTTG ACACAGTGTTATGTATCGGAGGCGAATCGCCACGAACAGGATCGATCTATCAAGGAAAAGATCGCGACCGGCGTGTCGATCAAGCAGTTG TGTCGTAGCTTTGGCGACATCTCGAACATGAGCGACGGCAATCAGACGGCTTATGGGAAAACGGGTCGCACGATGGAAGTCGAGGAG AAGTCGAGCTTCAATAAATTCGACGCTCTCAGCAAGAAGACCGTGCTTCATGTACGCTCGATCGACGCGGGCAAAGTGCAACAACAGCTGAATGCC GTGGGTCAGAATGGCGACACGAATCCGAACTGTCGTAGCTGCGGCAAGGTCGTCTTCCAAATGGAACAGACAAAGGCCGAGGGTCTGGTCTGGCACAAGAATTGCTTCCGGTGCGTCCAGTGTAGCAAGCAGCTTAACGTCGACAATTACGAGAGCCACGAGAGCACGCTTTACTGTAAGCCACACTTCAAGGAGCTCTTCCAACCGAAACCGGTTGAAGAGTCCGAGCAGCCTG TGCGACCACGAAAGCCAGAGATGATCATTAGGGAGAACGAGCCGAAAGAGTTGCCGCCCGACGTGGTCAGAG CCTCTGACAAACCGGACCTGGGTCTCGAGGAACTGTCGAGTCTGAACGTCAAGTCCCGGTTCCAAGTCTTCGAGAAGGCCGGCACGGACACGAACGAGATCGAAAGATCGCCGTCGCAGATCGCGGTGAAAAGGTCACCCAGTATCCTCAGCAAGCTGGCCAA ATTCCAGGCTAAAGGCATGGATATCGGAGTGGCGGACGAGTCTCTGAATGGAATCCCTTACGAAGAGTCGAGCGAGAgcgaggaggaggaagaggtgGAAGAAACAGAGG AGGTAGACAGCGAGATCGTGAAGGCGAAACGCGCGACTCGCGAGCGGCCGATAAGCTTCACAAAAATGGACGACATAAAGAATCGCTGGGAGACGACCAGTCAGCAAGGTAGACGCGAGGTTCAGCGCGAGGCCAGGAAAGAAGAGATCGCCGGCATTCGTTCGCGGCTGTTCATG GGCAAACAGGGTAAAATGAAGGAGATGTACCAGCAAGCAGTCGCAGGAAGCGACCGAGTGACAAAGATCAACGCAGCCGAGGAGCTCCAGAACTCATCAACTCACGCTCGTTCCATCAAAGAAAGATTCGAACGAGGTGAACCTATCGCCGCTTCCGACGACGAGACGGACACCAAGCCGAAACCAGAGAAGGCTGACGAGGAAGTGATCGCAGCAG GAATTAGCAGGAAGTCTCGATCGATGTTCCTGGAACTGGACGCCTCCGCGGCGAAGACTGGACGACCTGTGACCCCTGTGAACCCGAAGACACCCGCAGAGGCACCACGCCGCGCGAGAGAC GCCTTCATGGGACGCCAGGTTTCTGACGACGTGGTGCGCAGCTCTGACACGACTGAGGAGGTCCACGTCGAGACCTCGGACATTTCgaacaaattcaaatttttcgagTCCTACAAGGAACCAGAAAAACAGCGCAAGCAGTTCCGTATTACCCCTCCTCGCGACGGTCAAGTCAAG ATGGACTCTCCTGAACGCGAGATATACCGTGACCCAGACGTGGTCAGGGCCGACGACAGAGTCAACGAGGTGGTGCACACGGACACCGCCAGGAAGATGCTCTCGATCTTCAGGCAGATGGAAGAGAACGCGACCAAGAAGGAGCTGCCGAATGGTCCCAAACCGCTGAAACGCTTCACGCCACCGCCAGAGGACAAATACGCCAAGCAGACGGCGTCAGACTCTGAGGAGGATGAAGAGGAGGAAGGAGAGGAGTCCGAGGCAGAGGACAGTGGCGAGGAAAGGGACCCTAACTACGTTCGAGCTTCGGATAAG GTCGAGGATGAATTCTTGAAGCAAGCACAGAACGCAGCGCGCGCAAAGACGCTGTGCGCGAAATTCGAGCACTGGGAGGAGACAGACGGCAAGTCGACGACGAGCAACCACAATATCGCCGAGATGGAAATGGCTCAGGGCACCGGCGAGCAGCTGAGCATAGAATCCGCGAGCAGTCTTCGAGCCCGCTTCGAGTCCCTCGGCTCGCAACAGAACGAATCTCCCCGCACACCGAAGGTTAAGGTCAATCGATTTGTG GAGATTCAGGCGAGCTGCACGGACGTGTGCGAGAGCTGCGAAAAGAAAGTGTACCCCCTCGAAAAGGTCGAGACGAATAACAAAATCTTTCACAAACAGTGCTTCCGATGTCTGCAATGCAATTGTGTGCTAAG GATGGACACGTTCACCTTAAACAATGGTAAACTCTACTGCATCCCGCACTTCAAGCAGCTATTCATCACGCGAGGTAACTACGACGAGGGTTTCGGCGTTGATCCGCACAAGAACAAGTGGACAACGAGTACGAGCACCCCGACGAGTCCTTCGCCGATCGCCGTCTCGAACGGCGACCTTTGA
- the LOC143183907 gene encoding uncharacterized protein LOC143183907 isoform X3, giving the protein MAEVATKKSISVVSNKKNDVQCGVQSNNGLLDLDNITTSNNQLISLCATNEDEDDLISTNNTRNELDSDDKSLQELIESELALRICSSSEPELVVDTEEEQGFSNQPETVKRIVLDRREDTIDPNIEFIVGKVANETNEHCQLIEEPYSYRNGHASPDTKVSGSSYEEAPKPEPVAVGFRDEEEEQVFAEQPEVGSTIVIQKTTTDEIDQSTRDSAADDGRLFPQDEENEDQCPNYSVDGSSEVTEKPVAASNTPNEPLEGDTEVISEQVTTTPATPVDKYQEEEEVQSNVLEDPDTDIVQTDITQVESDEDPRRDIIDAWSETALTDAQATGQFSDNFDQTLCEENHESRDTGELVEDASEAVVKEGREKQETEDVNEPEEMESEVLVEDKFQCIEKAGDVEELCAVAAEEPEEAREGSQTRSKSFDDGVSSQSEASVDAASTKEFLDTERRVLSEENDRCLRDDQTREAVEAAGNATDVELDGKEDERMKDESTDNADDQSAIAESSSELSVSEPTFIEKTEVVVTEGSVTIYTETRRLEYGNDAEPTVEEHAENHELDSPVRAPLATPDDETSDVSNACDSESREETITTTTSVVNSGTKGGTKTKKKKIEGVAGNDASPNLTPRTKKTKKSKKSELEKENISVNSNLQEPSMHPGSRQMHLESIDFSDEDDLSNVNVKSLTQCYVSEANRHEQDRSIKEKIATGVSIKQLCRSFGDISNMSDGNQTAYGKTGRTMEVEEKSSFNKFDALSKKTVLHVRSIDAGKVQQQLNAVGQNGDTNPNCRSCGKVVFQMEQTKAEGLVWHKNCFRCVQCSKQLNVDNYESHESTLYCKPHFKELFQPKPVEESEQPVRPRKPEMIIRENEPKELPPDVVRASDKPDLGLEELSSLNVKSRFQVFEKAGTDTNEIERSPSQIAVKRSPSILSKLAKFQAKGMDIGVADESLNGIPYEESSESEEEEEVEETEEVDSEIVKAKRATRERPISFTKMDDIKNRWETTSQQGRREVQREARKEEIAGIRSRLFMGKQGKMKEMYQQAVAGSDRVTKINAAEELQNSSTHARSIKERFERGEPIAASDDETDTKPKPEKADEEVIAAGISRKSRSMFLELDASAAKTGRPVTPVNPKTPAEAPRRARDMDSPEREIYRDPDVVRADDRVNEVVHTDTARKMLSIFRQMEENATKKELPNGPKPLKRFTPPPEDKYAKQTASDSEEDEEEEGEESEAEDSGEERDPNYVRASDKVEDEFLKQAQNAARAKTLCAKFEHWEETDGKSTTSNHNIAEMEMAQGTGEQLSIESASSLRARFESLGSQQNESPRTPKVKVNRFVEIQASCTDVCESCEKKVYPLEKVETNNKIFHKQCFRCLQCNCVLRMDTFTLNNGKLYCIPHFKQLFITRGNYDEGFGVDPHKNKWTTSTSTPTSPSPIAVSNGDL; this is encoded by the exons ATGGCGGAGGTGGCGACGAAGAAGTCGATCAGCGTCGTAAGTAACAAGAAGAACGATGTGCAGTGCGGTGTGCAGTCTAACAATGGTTTGCTAGATTTGGATAACATAACCACAAGTAACAACCAATTAATCTCATTGTGCGCCACcaacgaggacgaggacgaccTAATCTCCACTAACAACACTCGTAACGAGCTAGACAGCGACGACAAGAGCCTACAGGAGCTAATCGAGAGCGAGCTAGCGCTGAGGATCTGCTCCAGCAGCGAGCCAGAGCTCGTCGTCGACACAGAAGAAGAGCAAGGCTTCTCCAATCAACCAGAGACGGTGAAAAGAATAGTGTTGGACAGACGAGAGGACACGATCGATCCTAACATAGAGTTCATCGTCGGGAAGGTTGCCAACGAAACCAACGAGCATTGTCAGTTGATCGAGGAGCCGTACAGTTATCGAAACGGACACGCGTCACCCGACACCAAGGTCTCGGGTTCCTCCTACGAGGAGGCCCCGAAGCCAGAGCCAGTTGCAGTGGGATTCCGGGACGAGGAGGAGGAGCAGGTATTCGCCGAGCAGCCGGAAGTTGGCAGCACGATTGTCATTCAGAAAACAACGACGGACGAGATCGATCAGTCGACCAGGGACTCCGCGGCGGACGATGGCAGATTATTCCCGCAGGACGAAGAGAACGAGGATCAGTGTCCTAATTACTCCGTCGATGGATCGTCAGAGGTCACGGAGAAACCAGTGGCAGCCTCGAACACGCCCAACGAGCCCCTCGAGGGCGACACCGAGGTCATCTCCGAACAGGTAACCACGACACCCGCGACTCCCGTCGACAAGTaccaagaagaagaagaggtgcagagcaacgtcctggaggacCCAGACACGGACATCGTGCAGACAGATATCACTCAGGTCGAATCAGACGAGGATCCTAGGAGAGACATCATCGACGCCTGGAGCGAGACGGCGCTGACAGATGCTCAGGCTACGGGCCAGTTCTCGGACAACTTCGACCAGACGTTATGCGAAGAGAACCACGAGTCACGAGACACTGGGGAGCTCGTGGAGGATGCGTCCGAGGCTGTCGTGAAAGAGGGTCGCGAGAAACAGGAGACAGAGGATGTAAACGAGCCAGAAGAAATGGAGTCAGAGGTATTAGTGGAGGACAAATTCCAGTGCATCGAGAAAGCTGGCGACGTCGAGGAGCTTTGTGCAGTGGCTGCTGAGGAGCCGGAAGAGGCTCGCGAGGGGTCTCAGACGCGGTCCAAGAGTTTCGACGATGGCGTCTCGAGTCAGTCCGAGGCGTCTGTCGACGCCGCCAGCACTAAGGAGTTCCTGGACACGGAGCGTCGCGTGCTCAGCGAGGAGAACGATCGGTGCCTTCGCGACGATCAGACGCGCGAGGCAGTGGAGGCTGCAGGGAATGCGACCGACGTGGAATTGGATGGCAAAGAGGATGAGAGGATGAAAGATGAGAGCACTGATAACGCGGATGATCAGAGCGCCATCGCGGAGTCCTCCAGCGAGTTGTCTGTGTCGGAGCCCACGTTCATCGAGAAGACCGAGGTGGTGGTGACCGAGGGTAGCGTGACGATTTACACAGAAACGAGGCGACTCGAGTACGGAAATGACGCGGAACCAACGGTCGAAGAGCATGCTGAGAACCATGAACTCGACTCGCCCGTGCGCGCCCCGCTTGCCACCCCAGACGACGAGACCAGCGACGTTTCGAACGCGTGTGAC AGCGAGAGTCGCGAGGAGACGATAACGACGACCACGTCAGTGGTCAACTCAGGCACCAAGGGTGGGACcaagacgaagaagaagaagatcgAGGGCGTAGCTGGCAACGATGCCTCACCGAACCTTACGCCGCGCACAAAGAAGACCAAGAAAAGCAAAAAGAGCGAGCTCGAGAAGGAGAACATTTCCGTG AACTCTAACTTGCAAGAGCCGAGCATGCACCCCGGTTCCCGACAAATGCATCTGGAATCGATCGATTTCTCGGACGAGGACGATCTGTCGAACGTGAACGTGAAATCCTTG ACACAGTGTTATGTATCGGAGGCGAATCGCCACGAACAGGATCGATCTATCAAGGAAAAGATCGCGACCGGCGTGTCGATCAAGCAGTTG TGTCGTAGCTTTGGCGACATCTCGAACATGAGCGACGGCAATCAGACGGCTTATGGGAAAACGGGTCGCACGATGGAAGTCGAGGAG AAGTCGAGCTTCAATAAATTCGACGCTCTCAGCAAGAAGACCGTGCTTCATGTACGCTCGATCGACGCGGGCAAAGTGCAACAACAGCTGAATGCC GTGGGTCAGAATGGCGACACGAATCCGAACTGTCGTAGCTGCGGCAAGGTCGTCTTCCAAATGGAACAGACAAAGGCCGAGGGTCTGGTCTGGCACAAGAATTGCTTCCGGTGCGTCCAGTGTAGCAAGCAGCTTAACGTCGACAATTACGAGAGCCACGAGAGCACGCTTTACTGTAAGCCACACTTCAAGGAGCTCTTCCAACCGAAACCGGTTGAAGAGTCCGAGCAGCCTG TGCGACCACGAAAGCCAGAGATGATCATTAGGGAGAACGAGCCGAAAGAGTTGCCGCCCGACGTGGTCAGAG CCTCTGACAAACCGGACCTGGGTCTCGAGGAACTGTCGAGTCTGAACGTCAAGTCCCGGTTCCAAGTCTTCGAGAAGGCCGGCACGGACACGAACGAGATCGAAAGATCGCCGTCGCAGATCGCGGTGAAAAGGTCACCCAGTATCCTCAGCAAGCTGGCCAA ATTCCAGGCTAAAGGCATGGATATCGGAGTGGCGGACGAGTCTCTGAATGGAATCCCTTACGAAGAGTCGAGCGAGAgcgaggaggaggaagaggtgGAAGAAACAGAGG AGGTAGACAGCGAGATCGTGAAGGCGAAACGCGCGACTCGCGAGCGGCCGATAAGCTTCACAAAAATGGACGACATAAAGAATCGCTGGGAGACGACCAGTCAGCAAGGTAGACGCGAGGTTCAGCGCGAGGCCAGGAAAGAAGAGATCGCCGGCATTCGTTCGCGGCTGTTCATG GGCAAACAGGGTAAAATGAAGGAGATGTACCAGCAAGCAGTCGCAGGAAGCGACCGAGTGACAAAGATCAACGCAGCCGAGGAGCTCCAGAACTCATCAACTCACGCTCGTTCCATCAAAGAAAGATTCGAACGAGGTGAACCTATCGCCGCTTCCGACGACGAGACGGACACCAAGCCGAAACCAGAGAAGGCTGACGAGGAAGTGATCGCAGCAG GAATTAGCAGGAAGTCTCGATCGATGTTCCTGGAACTGGACGCCTCCGCGGCGAAGACTGGACGACCTGTGACCCCTGTGAACCCGAAGACACCCGCAGAGGCACCACGCCGCGCGAGAGAC ATGGACTCTCCTGAACGCGAGATATACCGTGACCCAGACGTGGTCAGGGCCGACGACAGAGTCAACGAGGTGGTGCACACGGACACCGCCAGGAAGATGCTCTCGATCTTCAGGCAGATGGAAGAGAACGCGACCAAGAAGGAGCTGCCGAATGGTCCCAAACCGCTGAAACGCTTCACGCCACCGCCAGAGGACAAATACGCCAAGCAGACGGCGTCAGACTCTGAGGAGGATGAAGAGGAGGAAGGAGAGGAGTCCGAGGCAGAGGACAGTGGCGAGGAAAGGGACCCTAACTACGTTCGAGCTTCGGATAAG GTCGAGGATGAATTCTTGAAGCAAGCACAGAACGCAGCGCGCGCAAAGACGCTGTGCGCGAAATTCGAGCACTGGGAGGAGACAGACGGCAAGTCGACGACGAGCAACCACAATATCGCCGAGATGGAAATGGCTCAGGGCACCGGCGAGCAGCTGAGCATAGAATCCGCGAGCAGTCTTCGAGCCCGCTTCGAGTCCCTCGGCTCGCAACAGAACGAATCTCCCCGCACACCGAAGGTTAAGGTCAATCGATTTGTG GAGATTCAGGCGAGCTGCACGGACGTGTGCGAGAGCTGCGAAAAGAAAGTGTACCCCCTCGAAAAGGTCGAGACGAATAACAAAATCTTTCACAAACAGTGCTTCCGATGTCTGCAATGCAATTGTGTGCTAAG GATGGACACGTTCACCTTAAACAATGGTAAACTCTACTGCATCCCGCACTTCAAGCAGCTATTCATCACGCGAGGTAACTACGACGAGGGTTTCGGCGTTGATCCGCACAAGAACAAGTGGACAACGAGTACGAGCACCCCGACGAGTCCTTCGCCGATCGCCGTCTCGAACGGCGACCTTTGA